The following are encoded together in the Bacillota bacterium genome:
- a CDS encoding type II toxin-antitoxin system VapC family toxin, whose amino-acid sequence MKLVVDSNVFISALDPNDVFHSQCYPVLEKMLSAQLEAVCPVLVLAEVTCVIRRRTGSEGVAAAVCHQLVRWSSISWTDITLDVAESASILGAQIGVKGGDAIVLQVALEYGVPLLTLDKEMRLKAPPNVMVITPSDTA is encoded by the coding sequence GTGAAGCTGGTTGTCGATAGCAACGTTTTCATCAGCGCTCTCGACCCAAACGACGTGTTCCATAGCCAGTGTTACCCTGTGCTTGAAAAAATGCTCAGTGCGCAGCTAGAAGCCGTGTGTCCCGTTTTGGTGCTCGCGGAGGTCACCTGTGTTATTCGGAGAAGAACGGGCTCCGAAGGCGTTGCAGCTGCCGTCTGCCACCAACTCGTTCGATGGTCATCGATAAGCTGGACTGACATTACACTGGACGTAGCGGAGTCTGCCAGTATATTGGGAGCGCAAATCGGAGTGAAAGGAGGTGATGCTATTGTTCTGCAGGTTGCATTAGAGTACGGCGTACCGCTGTTGACGCTGGACAAAGAGATGAGGCTCAAAGCCCCGCCAAACGTGATGGTCATTACGCCGTCCGATACCGCGTAA